In Marispirochaeta sp., the genomic window TCTGCGGGGAGAGCCTGCAAGGGGAATCAACAAAAGCCCTGCAAGGGTAAAACGCAACCCGGCAAAGAAAAGGGGAGGAGCATAGTGCAGACCTGTTTTAACGCCGGCAAACGCGCTGGACCAGAGCAGACAGGAAATTACAGCCAGGACCCAGGACGGCATTCTGTATGCGTGCTCGGAATTGGACACGATGATTCCTTTAAATGTATGTTAAAAAATGAATGATAGAGTAAGAAGCGAGAAAAATCAATGATTGGAGCTTTTCATGATTCCAGCACCTACAGCAAAGGCGCGATCATGCGGAATAATGAGTTTCGCAGTTTCTTCGGCATCCCCATGGATTTAACATCCTGCCGGGTAATCTTTCTGCAATACGGTATATCCTCATAAAACTTCTCTTCCAGCTGCTGTGCGACATTGATGTCATAAAAAAAAGCATTAAGCTCGTAATCCAGATGAAAACTCCGCACATCAAGATTACAGCTGCCGATGGTAGCTATGGAACCGTCGGCGCAAAGGGTTTTTGAGTGGAAAAAACCATTCTGATACAGGTAGATATTCACACCGGCATTAAGAAGTTCTTCAAAGTAGGTATGGGCCACCCAAAACGGAACCCTTTTATCCGGGATCCCTGTCATCATGACATGAACCTCGACTCCGGAGAGAGCCGCGGTAGTCAGGGCATTGGTAACGGTCGCTTCAGGAACAAAATAGGGACTCTGAATGTAAATACGATGATTCGCGTTATGGATCAAATTTGCATACATCATTCTGAGACTGTTCCAGTCCGAGTCAGGGCCGCTGCACACAATCTGCATGGGAAGCTGACTGGAACGCCCCCGCCGGCGACCCTCTTCCGGAAAAAACCGCTGGTCCTGTATTAATTCGCCGCCGGAATTATACCAATCCGAGAGAAACACCGCCTGCAGCAGCTGAGCCGACTCACCCTCAAGCCGGATATGGGTATCCCGCCAGCTGTTGAACTGCTTACCGCCGGTTATATATTCGACTCCTATGTTCATTCCGCCGGTATAGCCCGTTTGCCCGTCGATAACGATGATTTTCCGATGGTTGCGGTAGTTCAGCAGCCTGCCTGAGAGCACATTCACGGGATCCAGGAAATAGCGGGTTTCAATGCCGGACTGCCGCAGTTCACGCTTGAACTTCCAGCTCATTTTATTAAAGCAGCCGACACCGTCAAAAAGCAGCCGGACCTTGACCCCCTCCGCGGCCTTGCGCAGCAGGACATCCCGAATCCTCCTTCCCAGTTCATCGGACCTGTAAATATAGACTTCCAGATGTATGGAATCCTTTGCCTCCTCCAAATTGGTAAGCAGGTCCTCTATAAAATCGCGTCCCTCATAATAGGTTTTTACCTGATTGTTCAGGGTTATCACCGAATTCCCGGCCTTCAGGGCAAGATTAATAGATTTAGCTATATCGTTGTCCATGGAATCCCAGTCGTCCCGCAGAAAGTCCATTTGCTGCTTCAGTATTGGTCCAAGCAGGGTTTCGAAGGTCTTTTCCGGCAGAAGCTTCATGATTTTGTGTTTCTTCCAGTTTATGCCGCTGAGAATATACATACCCGCCCCGAAATAGGGCAGAAAGTAGATTGCAAGAAGCCAGGCTATGGAGACCTCTGGTGCCTTGTTATCCAGAAGAATACGGATTGTCAGAGAAACTACAAATACAGCATAGAGGAACACCAGTACCGAGGTTGGAGAGAGCAGATCCCCAGCCATAGATATAACTCCTTATACCGAAAAGATTGATCATATTGTACACGAGCATGCAGGAAATTACCAACACGGTTTCCTGGCTGGTGGATTTTGACAAATAATCAGAATAGAAGCATACTGTTATACATGGTGCAATTAGATATCCTTGAGGTACCGGGAAGACATCCAATCGTCATGTCTGCCCATCCGCTGGAAGGAGCTCCGATGAATGAAGATCTTCCCGGAATACTCCGGAACTATATTGCCGAGTTAAGGAATCTGGACATCGGGACTATAACCGTCCTCTTGCCGGAGGAGGAAATTATAGGAAACTATGAGGGTACCGATCTGTTACGGGAATACAACCTGGCAGGATTCAAGGTAATTCACTTTCCCCTTGAGAATTTCAGTACCCCAAACAGCATAGACGTTTTTCACAACCTGATGGAGCACATCAGCGCTTATCTGAAAATAACAAAGGTACTGATCCACTGCAAAACCGGATGCGGGCGTACCGCCATGGTAGCTGCAGGGATACTGATCAGGCTTAAACACAGCGCTCCCAAAGCCATAACAGCCGTTCATGCCGCCCGACCCTCTTCACGATTAACAGTCAATCAGATTCAGTTTCTCAGGGAGTATCAGCGGTATCTTTTATAGGTGCAAGGCTTTCTCATGATTTCCATCTCAAGGAAATCCAGCACCCGCATCCTACATAACAGAAGTTTCTTTGAACCTTAATCTACATTCCTGTATCTTTGAAGTCGTTTTGTTGCAAAAGAGTAACATATGCAGTTCAGGTCCACATAAAGGTAAAAAACTGCCAACTTATTCCCTTATAACAAATAACTATTCCCGCCTGGAATACTCTGCATTCACTCATTCGATATGGCACACCTTTTGCTTCTTATAAGCAACACACTCCTGGAGGAAATTGTGAATAATGGAACTGGAAATGGAAGATTCAAAGCTCTGCTTATTCTCCTGATCATGGCAATCAGTGCAGGCGGGTCGCTCTACGCACAGACGATGGAGGACTGGGAGATTATCAAGGTGGGCCTGGATACTGTGTGGGTTCTGCTGGCAGCCTTTCTGGTCTTTTTTATGCAGGCCGGTTTTGGAATGGTGGAGGCCGGTTTTATCCGCGCGAAGAATACGGCCAACATACTGACAAAGAACTTTCTTGACTTCTGCATGGCATCCATTGCCTTTTTTATCCTGGGCTACGGACTTATGTTCGGCAATGGTAACGGTTTTATCGGTTTCTCAGGCTTCTTTATGATAGGCGCAGAAAGCGGGGCCGACGTTCCGCTCTACGCCTTCTGGCTCTTTCAGGCGGCTTTTGTTGGAGCCGCGGCCACAATTGTAGCAGGGGGAATGGCGGAACGCATGAAGTTCTCCGCCTATCTTATTTACTCCTTCATAGTTTCTGCCCTGGTATACCCTGTTATTGGACACTGGGTATGGGGAGGCGGCTGGCTCGCCGAGCTCAACTTTGCCGACTTCGCGGGTTCCGCGGTAGTTCATACGACCGGCGGCGTGGCGGCCCTGGTGGGAACCATCATCCTCGGACCGCGGAGGGGAAAGTATCGTTCCGACGGGAAACCGAATGTTCTTGGCAGCCACAATATTCCCATCGCGGCCCTGGGCGTGTTTATTCTCTGGTTCGGCTGGTTTGGCTTTAACCCCGGTTCGAGCCTGGGAGTCGGAGACGGGTCGCTCATCGCCCTGGTGGCCATCAACACCAACCTCGCGGCTGCCGCGGGAGCAATCGGTGCCATGATTACTGTTTGGATCAAGGTCGGCAAACCCGATCTGTCGCTGATCATGAACGGCGCCCTTGCAGGTCTGGTTGCAATAACCGCTCCCTGCGCCTTCGTTTCCCCTGTTTCGGCGATAATCATCGGAGGGATCGGCGGTTTTCTCGTAGTAGTAGCGACCCTTGGCCTGGACGATCTGAAAATCGATGATCCCGTCGGTGCTTTTCCCGTGCATGGCGTCAACGGCATGTGGGGAGCTATATCCGTCGGACTTTTCGGTCGACAGTCCCTGGGCCTCGCCGGCGAAGGCCTTTTATTCGGCGGAGGATTCAGCCAGCTCGGCATTCAGCTTCTGGGCACCATCACCATCGCAATTTTTGTGTTTGCCGCCATGGGAATAGTATTCCTGGTTCTTAAAAAGACAATAGGCCTCAGAGTCAGCGAGATGGAAGAATACCGGGGCCTGGATATCGGCGAACACGGTGTGGAGTCGTATAACGGATTCCAGATAATCGAATAGGGAGGGAAAAATGAAACTGATAACAGCAATGATCAAACCCCAGAAACTGGAAGATGTAAAAAGAGCTCTGTTCGAGGCGGACGTCCATAAAATGACTGTAACATCCTCCCAGGGCTGCGGACAGCAGAAGGGTTATACCGAAACCTTCCGCGGGGCTATTACCGAAATCAACCTGCTGAAGAAAATTCGCCTTGACATCGCGGTAAACGAAGACTTCGTGGGAACCACCATCGACGCTATTTGCAAAGGCGCCTATACCGGAGAAATCGGCGACGGTAAGATATTCGTTACAGAACTGGTCGAGTGTATCCGCATTCGAACCCGGGAACGGGGAAATAAGGCGATCGGCTAGGATCGATAAAAAACCGGGGCTCTCTCCTGCGAAGGAGAAGGCCCCGGCCCATTTATCAACAGAAAACGTGTCAGATCTACTTCGAAAGGGTCTTCCAAACAACCATTGAGTTGTCAATAGCATCAACAGCTTTGTCTATTCTCTTTTCAGTTAACGCATCGAGAATCCTTTTATGAACATCCAGAGCCTGGAGACCCTTTTTCTGGTTTTCATGGGTGTGCTCAATGGATGGAGCAAAGAAATCAAGAATAAATGAGTAGGTTCTCTCTATCAGCCTGTTTCCAGTGGCCCTTCCCATGGCAGCATGAAACTCAAGGTCATACTTGGCAAGATCAAGACCATCATAGTCGGGTGAATTAACAGCAGCCTCCATTTCTGTATAAACCTTTTTAATTTCTTCAAGATCTTTGTCATCAGCATTCTTGATTATCAGGGATACAACGTCCATTTCCATGATCTTTCGGAATTCTGCTAATTCTTCTATATCCGGTTCAAGCAGGATGAGACTGAAGATAAGCGGATCAAAAAGAACTTTTCCCAGAGATCGAGAAATGTATGTACCATCTCCCTGTTTTATCACTATTATGCCGAAGGCATGAAAAATCTTCATGGCTACTCGAACAGAACCTCTACTGACACCAAGATTTTTGGCCAGTTCGGTCTCATTAGGCAGCTTGTCGCCTGGAGTCAATTTTTTTGTGAGCAACAGTCTTTTAATATTCCGAATTACAATATCAACCGCCGATTCCTTGATCCTTGGAGATAGTAACTCAACTATGCTCTTCTCTTCCAAATCAGTCCTCCACTACATACATAAATACATGTTTGAATATACTATATTATATCTTCATAATAAAAGTCGTTTCCCTGATCCAGCACTGCATAATCATCCCATTACAACCTTTGGAATATAAAGTGCCAATTGGGGAAACATGATGATCAACATCAATACAAGAAACATTCCAATTATAAAAGGAATTGCAGCGAGGGCTCCCTTTGCGAGGGGAATCCCGGCAATTTCACATGAAATGAACAGGCAGGCTCCCACAGGAGGCGTAACTAATCCTATTGCCAGGGCCATTACTGTTACAACTCCAAACAGAAGCGGGTCAATTCCCAGAATCTGTATAGCAGGGAATAATACTGGAACCAGCAGAATTATGCTGGCACCGAGATCGATAAACATCCCTGTAAGAAAGTAAATTATTACGAAGATCCACAGTACAACTGAGGGATTTGAGGAAAAACCGGTCACCAAAGCCACAACTTTTTGAGGGATCTGATCACTTGTAATAATCCATCCATATAAATATGCCCCGGCAATCATGAACATTACAGTTGCTGCAGTTTTTGCAGAATCCAGCAACAGACCAGGCATCATCTTTATTGACAACTCTCCATAAGCGAAGAATCCAATGAACAAAGCATAAATCGTAGCTAAAACAGCCGCTTCCGTAGGGGTAACAACTCCAAGGATGATTCCCCCGAGAATAATTACCGGCATCAGGAGAGCCAATATGCTTCCTTTTAAATCAGCAAAGAAGTTTCTTAAGCTGAAATGCTTCACCTGCCCAAAATTATATTTCTTTGCGTACACATAAGAAATCAGCATTTGGGATAAACCGATCAGTATTCCGGGAATGACTCCAGCCATAAAAAGACGGCCGACAGAAACCCCGGTTATTACGCCGTAAATTACAAAAGGGATACTCGGAGGTATAATCACACCTATTACCGAGGAACTGCCGGTAACCGCGGCTGAAAAACTGTTACTATATTTCTCACTTTTCATTGCAGGTATCAGAATGGAGCCAACGGCGGAAGTATCTGCTACTGCAGCCCCCGTGATACCGGCGAACAACATACTGGTAACAATATTAACATGGGCAAGGCCGCCCCTGATAAATCCGACAGAGGAATTTGCAAAGGATATAAGCCTCTTGGAAATCCCGCCATTGTCCATCAGGTTTCCGGCTATCATAAAAAAGGGAATAGCCAGAAGAATGAACGAGTCGGTCGCAGTAATAGCGCGTTGAATTACAACTACAATTGGGAATCCACCATATATCACTGCCACCAGAGATGATATCATCAAACTGAAAGCAATTGGTACATTGAGAATCAGAAGAAGCAAAAATGTGAGAAATAACACCAGGGTCATGGCAGATTACCTTCCTCATGCATACTGTTCGTGATATAGCACAAAACCCGAAAAACCAGCTCCACCAGCATCAAAAAAAGGGCGGCAGGAAAAGCAAGATAGATAGCTGCCATGGGAATATTTAAGGTGGGAGATAATTGACGCATTGTAACAGTAAGAATTTCCGGCGATGCGTAAATCATCACAATTAAAAATACAGTTGTAATAAGATTAACCGTAAAATCAAATTTCTTCCTGATGCTGTCGGGAAAAAGGGAAACGAAGAAATCAACACTCATGTGCCTGTTTTCTCGAAAAACAACGACAGAAGCGGTAAATACTATCCAGACAAAAAGATATCTGGCTAATTCTTCAGACCATGTCAGCGGATTGTTAAGCACATATCTGCTGAACACCTGAATCGAAACAACAATGACAATCATGGCCATCAGAATAATGACAACAGTGTCTACAGTCTTATCCAGAACACTTTTAATTGTGTAAACACCGCTTTTCTGCCTAATCATCTTCTTTTTTCCCTGCTATTGAGATTATCACAATTCAAAGATTCGTCGATTGGTCGGACAAGATAACATCCTGCCCAATCAATCGACACATTTGGTTCTTTCTAACTGCCAATCGCCATTATGGAATCAATCAGTTCCTTTCCAAAAACACCTTCATATTCCTGATAAACAGCCTTTGCTGCCTGCTGAAACTTTGATCTGTCGACATCGTACACTTCCATGCCGTTCTGTTTCAGTGTGGCAATGTACTCAGAAGTCTGCTCTGCCATAAGTTGCCTCTGATAATCAGTTGCTTCCTGAGCAGCCTCCATTATTATATCCATATATTCAGACGAAAGACTGTCTGATGTCTTCTTGCTCATCAGAAAAGCCTGGGGTGTATAAAAATGGTTGGTGAGGGCATAGTACTTCTGGACTTCCCACAAGGCATTGGTCGCTAAAATCACCGGCGGGTTCTCCTGTCCATCAATAACGCCCTGCTGCAGGCTTGTGTACACTTCTCCCCATACCATCGGAACAGGAGCCGCACCCATGGCTTTAAACGAGGCCATGTGCACCTTGTTTTCCATTGTTCTGATTTTCATGCCCTTGAGATCATCAGGAACTACGATTTTCTTATTGCTGGTGGAAACACTCCTCCAGCCGTTTTCCATGAAGGAGAGTCCGACAATGCCGTTGGGCTCGAATTTTTTCATGATATTCCTGCCGATTTCTCCGTCCAGAACAGCATAGGCATGTTTTGAAGAAGTAAAAAGAAAGGGAAGATCCACAACACCGATTTCCGGGACAAATCCTCCCAGAGGACCGGTGGAAACAATAGTCATGTCAACCGTACCGAGCTGAAGTCCCTCCACCATATCACGCTCTTCCCCAAGCTGCCTGTTCGGGAAGATTTGTACAACTACATTCCCGTTGGTTCTCTCCTCAACACTCTTCGCAAACTTCTCCGCTGCCAAATGCGCAGGATGGGTCAGCTGAATACCGTGACCGAGGCGCAGAGTGACAGGACCTTCGCTTTTTTCCTTGTTTCCCTCTGCAGTCAAGGAAAACAGCGCGAGGAAGACAATAAGCAAGAAAACTGATAATCGTTTGAACATATAGTTCCTCCTTAATATATTTATGCCGTTCAGGCACATATCCAAATTAAATCTGCGGCTTATCCGGATGCAGCATGGTGGCGATTACCCTATCCAGCACATCCTCTTTCCATATCTCTTTCCAGTTTTCCCGAAGGACCAGTTTATTCCCCAGGTTAATTGCAACCTTGCAGGCATCTGATACGGGTGTATTTCCGAGAAATCCAAGAAAATTGGCAGAAAGGTTATAGATATGTCCGGATAAAAAAGACACCGCAGCCTCCCGTTGAATTCCCTTCCGCTCTGCTTCATTCACCGTTTCGGCCATTGCGAACAGGCAGGTAGCACCTAACAGTTCAACCAGGGTCGGCTCGAGAAATGCAATGTCCCTTATGCCCATTACATAACTGTTTACAACCGGGCTGAACATAATTTCTGCAATTCTGCGGCAGGAGGCAAAAACATCATCATCTCCCTGTATTTTTGCCATAACAATGTCCTGCCTTCCTCCCAGTCCTCCAAAATAGTCCTTACGTGCTTCAGGCGTATTCTGATCCAGGAAATACGAAGGGTGACAGGGGTGAGCAACGGCAAATGTACAGTCGTCCCGTAAGGCCAGCTCTTTGGCAACCGCAGCTGCCGGATCGAGAATTATCAGGCCCGAACCCGGTCGCATTCTATCAACAACCGGTTTACTTGCCGTATGTATAACCGAGTCCGGCACTGCAAGAACAACAACATCAGACTGGGGGATCGCCTCCTCCATGGGAACCACAGAGAATTCTCGCTCCATGATACTCTGAATGCCGCGTTCTGCAGTCTCAACAAGATACAGTTCCACCTCATCCATCGCCCTGGCAAGGTTATTTGAGGTGCGGGTTCCCATCTTCCCACCGGCGCCTATCACCGTAACAACAGTATTTTTCATGCGTATCACCTTTTCCGTGAATTAGTTTCTGTTTACAAAGCCGGAAACCGTATTTGCTATCTGTTCCGGGTGAAAACCATAATGGTCGATGAGTTCCTCCGCAGGACCGGATTCTCCAAAAGTTGAAAGACCTATTCGCTTGACTAAAGCAGGCTTGCTCTCGCACACAAGCTTACTGACATATCCGCCCAGTCCACCGTTAATGTTGTGATCTTCCACGGTTACGATCTTGTCGAATCCACTTATTACGTCCAAAAATCGGGAAGGTTCTTTGGAGTACAGAATATTTACATCCGCAACCGTTGCGTTAAGTCCCTGAGCTTTAAGTCGGTCTGCCGCTTCAAGCACACGACCGAGCACAAAACCGCTGGAGAGCAGAAGCACATCTGCACCATGTTTTGTAATGAGAGTAATACCGTCGGGGTTAAATGCATCGTTTTTGTTATATATATCCTTTTCTCTACCGCTTCCTGCACGTACATACACCGGTCCGTCAATTTCTGCGGCCCTTTTCACGGCATGATATGTCTGGTTGCCATCTGCAGGTGTAAAGATTGTAAAATTCGGAATAGTAGCCAGTATGCCGATGTCCTCATAGAACTGATGGGTCACCCCTTCCCGCTCCCCGCCGTACAGGCCCGCATTTATTCCTACAAACTTGACGTTCAGATTCGGATACGCAACAAAGGTCCTCATCTGTTCACAGGCTCGCATTGTCAGAAACCCCGCGTAGGTTGCGACGAAGGGAACCAGACCGGTTGTAGATAATCCCGCGGCAAGATCGACAGCATTCTGCTCTGAAATACCTGTTTCTATGTAAGCTTCGGGATACTTTTCAGAGAACCCCGTAGCCCGCATAGCTTTCAGAGAATCCGGTGAGACAAAAACATATCGCGGATCAGAAGCCCTGAGTTCGGTTAAAGCTGCGGCGAAAGCCTCCCGGGTCCCTTTATAATCAGCCATCGACCAACACCTCCAGTTCTTTCCTCGCTGCAGCAAATTGTTCCTGTGTGGGAACTCCTTTATGCCAAAGATTATCGTTTTCCATATAACTCAATCCTTTACCTTTAATACAATCACAGACAATAACACTGGGTTTTCCCCTGACCTCTTTAGCATTTTTGATGGCCTTCCTTATCTGATCAAAATCGTGCCCGTCGATCTCCTGAGTGTGCCATTTGAAAGCCTCAAATCGTTCTGCAATATTGTCTGACCCGATTGTATCCAGTATTGTTCCTCCGCTTTGCCAGCCGTTTTTATCAATAAACACAATCAGGTTGTCCAGCTTATGGGCTGCAGCAGTATTAATTCCTTCCCAGCAGACTCCCTCCTGGAGTTCACCGTCACCTGCAATTACAAACACATTGAAGTTCTTCTTTAAGTTTTTGGCACCTATCGCAATTCCGGCAGCGATGGAAATACCATTCCCCAGAGACCCGGAGGTCATATCCACCCCCCTGGTCTTATTCATGACTGGGTGTCCCTGGAAGATGCTTCCCAGACCTCGCAATCTGTAATCAGCGACTTTCTCCCCAAAAAAGCCTTTTGCGGAAAGCGCTGCATAATAGATCGGGCATGCATGCCCCTTCGACAGGATCAGACGGTCCCGGTCTTTCCATTCGGGATTCCCTGGATCAAGCTGCATTTCATCGAAATACAGGGTAGTTACAATATCTGCAATTGACAGAGCCGGACCCGGATGCCCGTCACCGCCCTCGAAAATCATTCGAACAGCTTCCAGGCGAAGTTGTTTTGCTATCTTTTTCAGTTCTCCATTATTCACACAGGTGTTCCTTTATTGATCGTTAATCGTTAATCGTTCAATGTTTAACCTATTATACGATGGCTATACTCACCTGTCAATGTTTTTTTCGGAGAGACACTTCCGCACTCCTTTTACAGCAGTGAACGGACTGGCTAATAGAATTTGTTCCGGAACTGTTCCTTCTGAACATTGAAACAGGGGCCGACGCTCCGCTCTACACCTTCCGGCTGTTCAAGGCGGTATTTGCAGGAGCCCGCGGGCACAATTGTGTCAGGAGGAATGCGGAACGCATGAAGTATCCCGCCTATCTTATTTGCCCTTCATAGTTTCGGGCCTGGTATACACTGTTATTGGGTACGGGTACGAGGAGGGGGCCGGTTCGGCGAGCTCAACTTTGCCGACTTCGCGGGAACCACCATCGACGCCTTCTGCAAAGGCGCCTGTACCGGAGAGAACGGCGACGATAAGATATTCATCAGCGAACTGGTCGAGTGCATCCGCATTCGAACCCGGGAACGGGGAAATAAGACGATGGGCTAGGATCGATAAAAGGCCGGTGCTCTCTCCTGTTGAGGAGAAGGTCCCGGCTCACTCCTCGATCTTTAGATGAGAAATACTCCATACACCAGTATGTTCCCTGACCATTTCCAGTGCTTCATCATAATTTTTCTCCATTATGGCTTGATGCATCGCTTTGTGCGTTCTATAGCCATACGAAGAGTTAATGGTGGGAGAAAACATATCTATGATGAAGTTATAGATATTTGAAACAATTTTATTGTGAGTGATTTCACCCATAATTCGATGATACTCAATATCTGCTGAGTCACCCAGTTCGCGGTCCACAATGTCCTGTGACTCTATAGTATCGAATTCATTCATGGCCTCGTCGAGCCGCTTTAAGTCTTCATCGTCGGCATTCCGAAAAATCAGATCGACAATACCTCTTTCCATCATCTCCCGTATTTCTATCAGGCTCTTATAGTCCGGATCGCTTACCAGTATCCTAAATAACAAGGGATCAAAGTTTTTTTGATTTGCCGAACTGCTGATGAAGGTTCCGGCTCCCCTCCGAACTTCAACAATACCATATGCTGACAATATCTTCATGGCTTCACGAATTGAACCCCTGCTGACCTGAAGATTAGTCGCCAAAACAGGTTCACTGGGGATCATATCACCAGGTTTCAGCTTTTTTTCTATAAGAAGTTCTTTTATGCGATCGACAACAATGTCGACCGCCGATTTCCGTTTTTCTTCAATCCTGAAAAGATCATCCACTACATACACCTGCCAGGATTATACAAAGTGAAGAATACAATATTCAAGTAATCAGTCATCAATGTACTCAGGCCTGCCGGGTGAAAAAAACTCAACAAAATCGGTATCCTCCAGCACCTTGGAACCATGCTTTTCCCATGAAGAAAAATAGTATGCACCTCCGTCTGTTACGATGACCGAGGAACCATCTTCTTTGAAGAATTCTACCCTTCCGGATACCACATAACCTATTTGTGCAGCTTCATGGGAATGCAACTCCAGGACAGCCCCTTTATCAAGATGAAAATGACACAGCATATGATCAGCATCATACACCAGGGTTTTTCGCATAATCCCCGGCCTCAACTCCACGGGAACTACATCAGCTATGCTGTTAACTCTTTTTGCCTTCATTCCTCGCCTCCCGGACCGCATCTTTCGCCCCTCTCCATCCGTCAAGAAACATGTTCCTGAACAAAACAACGGGAGGAAAATCACTGTACTCATCATCGCGCAAACCATTTTCTTCCCATGCTGCCTTAAAAACTGGGACTTTCTCCAGTAGTTCCCGTGTTATTGACTCTTTTATTGGAACGTCGAAACGATTTTCTACCGGAGGATTGTCTTTGATCAGTTTGTCCGCAGTTCCTTTCCAGTTAATTGTAATATGCATATCCGCACCAACAAATTCAGTAAAATGGTGAAGCCCCCGCGCACCGCCGCCAAGAATAACGACTGGATACTCCCGTTCCTTGATGATTGAATACAGCTTTCTTCCTGCAAGAATACCCGCATACCATAGGATTTCATCGCTGACTTCTGCTCCTGTATTCTTTTTCCACTCTGCAAGGTGCTGGTCAAAGATACCGGTTATGTGAGTTACATACATAGGGGCAGGATTTCTTCGTTTTACTACGATGTCAGTATAGATTTCAGATATCTGGACCGCCTGGGCAATAGACATAACTTCCGTAGCGATAACCGGTACATCATTTTGGGACAGCTCGGCAATAGCGGAAATCCCGCTTTTCGTTACTGGAACTTTAGCAATATAATTCTTTGACAGATTTAAATTACTTTCTGCTTCACGAAGAATATCAGACGGATCGTCTTCCTTTTCCGGATCCCCCTGGATTGATACCCATCCCCGCGTGCCATTTGATTTCTCATAGACTGGCAGAAAAGCATCCATTATTTTCTTTACAATCCTGGACTGGAGCTGAGAAACCACCAAAGAGTCATCCGGCTCCTTCTGCAGAATCTCCTTCATAATTTCCCTGCAAGCTCCCATGGTCTCACTATTTTTCAGCATCTTGCTTGCATACGTTGGATTTGTTGTACAATATTCAGCCCCTGCAGCTATCGCCATCATTGCTTCATTCGGGGTCG contains:
- a CDS encoding TRAP transporter substrate-binding protein; the encoded protein is MFKRLSVFLLIVFLALFSLTAEGNKEKSEGPVTLRLGHGIQLTHPAHLAAEKFAKSVEERTNGNVVVQIFPNRQLGEERDMVEGLQLGTVDMTIVSTGPLGGFVPEIGVVDLPFLFTSSKHAYAVLDGEIGRNIMKKFEPNGIVGLSFMENGWRSVSTSNKKIVVPDDLKGMKIRTMENKVHMASFKAMGAAPVPMVWGEVYTSLQQGVIDGQENPPVILATNALWEVQKYYALTNHFYTPQAFLMSKKTSDSLSSEYMDIIMEAAQEATDYQRQLMAEQTSEYIATLKQNGMEVYDVDRSKFQQAAKAVYQEYEGVFGKELIDSIMAIGS
- a CDS encoding phosphogluconate dehydrogenase C-terminal domain-containing protein — translated: MKNTVVTVIGAGGKMGTRTSNNLARAMDEVELYLVETAERGIQSIMEREFSVVPMEEAIPQSDVVVLAVPDSVIHTASKPVVDRMRPGSGLIILDPAAAVAKELALRDDCTFAVAHPCHPSYFLDQNTPEARKDYFGGLGGRQDIVMAKIQGDDDVFASCRRIAEIMFSPVVNSYVMGIRDIAFLEPTLVELLGATCLFAMAETVNEAERKGIQREAAVSFLSGHIYNLSANFLGFLGNTPVSDACKVAINLGNKLVLRENWKEIWKEDVLDRVIATMLHPDKPQI
- a CDS encoding transketolase C-terminal domain-containing protein: MADYKGTREAFAAALTELRASDPRYVFVSPDSLKAMRATGFSEKYPEAYIETGISEQNAVDLAAGLSTTGLVPFVATYAGFLTMRACEQMRTFVAYPNLNVKFVGINAGLYGGEREGVTHQFYEDIGILATIPNFTIFTPADGNQTYHAVKRAAEIDGPVYVRAGSGREKDIYNKNDAFNPDGITLITKHGADVLLLSSGFVLGRVLEAADRLKAQGLNATVADVNILYSKEPSRFLDVISGFDKIVTVEDHNINGGLGGYVSKLVCESKPALVKRIGLSTFGESGPAEELIDHYGFHPEQIANTVSGFVNRN
- a CDS encoding transketolase; amino-acid sequence: MNNGELKKIAKQLRLEAVRMIFEGGDGHPGPALSIADIVTTLYFDEMQLDPGNPEWKDRDRLILSKGHACPIYYAALSAKGFFGEKVADYRLRGLGSIFQGHPVMNKTRGVDMTSGSLGNGISIAAGIAIGAKNLKKNFNVFVIAGDGELQEGVCWEGINTAAAHKLDNLIVFIDKNGWQSGGTILDTIGSDNIAERFEAFKWHTQEIDGHDFDQIRKAIKNAKEVRGKPSVIVCDCIKGKGLSYMENDNLWHKGVPTQEQFAAARKELEVLVDG
- a CDS encoding P-II family nitrogen regulator; protein product: MDAFCKGACTGENGDDKIFISELVECIRIRTRERGNKTMG
- a CDS encoding FadR/GntR family transcriptional regulator, whose translation is MDDLFRIEEKRKSAVDIVVDRIKELLIEKKLKPGDMIPSEPVLATNLQVSRGSIREAMKILSAYGIVEVRRGAGTFISSSANQKNFDPLLFRILVSDPDYKSLIEIREMMERGIVDLIFRNADDEDLKRLDEAMNEFDTIESQDIVDRELGDSADIEYHRIMGEITHNKIVSNIYNFIIDMFSPTINSSYGYRTHKAMHQAIMEKNYDEALEMVREHTGVWSISHLKIEE
- a CDS encoding cupin domain-containing protein, encoding MKAKRVNSIADVVPVELRPGIMRKTLVYDADHMLCHFHLDKGAVLELHSHEAAQIGYVVSGRVEFFKEDGSSVIVTDGGAYYFSSWEKHGSKVLEDTDFVEFFSPGRPEYIDD
- a CDS encoding transaldolase family protein; amino-acid sequence: MNDTYFHQVQSKTPTRFWVNNPTPNEAMMAIAAGAEYCTTNPTYASKMLKNSETMGACREIMKEILQKEPDDSLVVSQLQSRIVKKIMDAFLPVYEKSNGTRGWVSIQGDPEKEDDPSDILREAESNLNLSKNYIAKVPVTKSGISAIAELSQNDVPVIATEVMSIAQAVQISEIYTDIVVKRRNPAPMYVTHITGIFDQHLAEWKKNTGAEVSDEILWYAGILAGRKLYSIIKEREYPVVILGGGARGLHHFTEFVGADMHITINWKGTADKLIKDNPPVENRFDVPIKESITRELLEKVPVFKAAWEENGLRDDEYSDFPPVVLFRNMFLDGWRGAKDAVREARNEGKKS